One window from the genome of Pseudomonas frederiksbergensis encodes:
- a CDS encoding AsmA family protein: MTRTSKIFAWGFACLIVLLAVLVLVIAFFDWNRIKPALNAKVSEELHRSFAINGNLAVIWRRELDEGGWRAWLPWPHVVAEDLTLGNPEWSKTPQMVTLKRVELRVSPLALLARRVAIPRIDLTGPDASLQRLADGRANWIFQFDPKDPDAEPSSWVVDIGAIGFDKGHVTLDDQTLKTRLDVLVDPLGKPIPFSDIVGETTAKRTREQGSSPQDYAFAFKVDGQYHGQSLSGSGKVGGLLALQDAAQPFPLQAQAKIADTRVELAGTLTDPKNLGALDLRLKLAGNSLANLYPLTGVTLPDSPPYSTDGRLIAKLREPDGAQFRYEAFNGKIGDSDIHGNLAYVASQPRPKLSGALVSDQLLFSDLAPLIGADSNAEQKARGGASKQPSDKVLPVEEFRTERWSVMDADVEFTGKRIVHSEQLPFTDLYTHLVLNDGQLSLEPLRFGVAGGRLDAQIRLNGHTQPLEGQAKLTARGFKLKQLFPGFEPMKTSFGELNGDADISGRGNSVAALLGTSNGTLKMLINDGAISRELMELAGLNVGNYVVGKIFGDKEVKINCAAADFDIKTGLATTRLFVFDTENAIIYIDGTANMATEQLDLTVTPESKGWRLISLRSPLYVRGPFGKPAAGVKAVPLMLRGAGMVALGVIAAPAAGLLALVAPSGGEPNQCAPLLEQMKAGKAPVTVKPTR, encoded by the coding sequence ATGACGCGCACCTCAAAAATCTTCGCCTGGGGCTTTGCCTGCCTCATTGTCCTGCTGGCTGTGCTGGTGCTGGTCATCGCGTTTTTCGATTGGAACCGCATCAAGCCGGCGCTCAACGCCAAGGTTTCCGAGGAGTTGCATCGCTCGTTCGCCATCAATGGCAACCTGGCGGTGATTTGGCGCCGCGAGCTCGACGAAGGTGGCTGGCGGGCATGGTTGCCATGGCCGCACGTGGTGGCCGAGGACCTGACCCTGGGAAACCCGGAATGGTCGAAGACCCCACAGATGGTCACGCTCAAGCGCGTTGAGTTGCGCGTTTCACCCTTGGCATTGCTGGCCCGGCGGGTGGCCATCCCGCGTATCGACCTGACAGGGCCCGACGCCAGCCTGCAGCGCCTGGCCGATGGTCGCGCCAACTGGATCTTCCAGTTCGATCCGAAGGACCCGGACGCCGAACCGTCCAGCTGGGTCGTGGACATCGGCGCCATTGGTTTTGACAAGGGGCACGTCACGCTGGATGACCAGACGCTCAAGACCCGGCTCGACGTGTTGGTCGACCCGTTGGGCAAGCCGATTCCCTTCAGCGATATCGTCGGCGAAACAACCGCGAAAAGAACCCGCGAGCAGGGTTCGTCTCCCCAGGACTATGCCTTTGCCTTCAAGGTCGACGGGCAATATCACGGGCAGAGTCTCAGCGGATCCGGCAAGGTCGGTGGCCTGCTGGCGTTGCAGGATGCGGCGCAACCTTTCCCGCTACAGGCCCAGGCGAAGATCGCCGATACCCGCGTCGAACTGGCCGGTACCCTGACCGACCCGAAAAACCTCGGCGCCCTGGATCTGCGTTTGAAACTGGCCGGCAACAGCCTGGCCAATCTTTATCCGCTGACGGGTGTGACCCTGCCGGATTCGCCCCCTTATTCCACGGATGGTCGATTGATCGCCAAGCTCCGTGAGCCGGACGGCGCCCAGTTTCGCTATGAGGCGTTCAACGGCAAGATCGGCGACAGCGACATTCACGGCAACCTGGCCTATGTCGCCAGCCAGCCCCGGCCCAAACTCAGCGGCGCGCTGGTCTCCGATCAGTTGTTGTTCAGCGATTTGGCGCCGCTGATCGGCGCAGACTCCAACGCAGAACAAAAAGCCCGTGGGGGCGCCAGCAAACAGCCGTCCGACAAGGTACTGCCGGTGGAAGAATTCCGCACCGAACGCTGGAGCGTGATGGATGCCGACGTGGAGTTCACCGGCAAGCGTATCGTCCACAGCGAGCAGTTGCCGTTTACCGACCTCTACACGCATTTGGTGCTCAACGATGGCCAACTTAGCCTGGAACCCCTGCGCTTTGGCGTGGCCGGCGGCCGGCTCGATGCGCAGATCCGCCTCAACGGCCACACCCAGCCTCTCGAAGGCCAAGCTAAATTGACCGCGCGAGGCTTCAAGCTCAAGCAGCTGTTCCCGGGGTTCGAACCGATGAAGACCAGTTTCGGTGAACTCAACGGCGACGCGGATATTTCCGGGCGCGGCAACTCGGTGGCGGCGTTGCTGGGCACGTCCAACGGCACCCTGAAGATGCTCATCAACGACGGCGCCATCAGCCGCGAGCTGATGGAGCTGGCGGGGCTAAACGTGGGCAACTACGTGGTGGGGAAAATCTTTGGCGACAAGGAAGTGAAGATCAACTGCGCAGCGGCTGATTTCGATATCAAGACCGGCCTGGCAACCACGCGCCTGTTCGTATTCGATACCGAGAACGCGATTATCTATATCGACGGCACGGCGAACATGGCCACCGAACAACTGGACCTGACCGTCACGCCCGAGTCCAAGGGCTGGCGGTTGATTTCCCTGCGCTCGCCGCTATACGTGCGAGGTCCCTTTGGAAAGCCTGCCGCAGGGGTCAAGGCCGTACCGCTGATGCTGCGCGGTGCCGGCATGGTTGCCCTGGGTGTCATCGCCGCGCCGGCGGCGGGGCTGTTGGCCCTGGTGGCACCCAGCGGCGGCGAGCCGAACCAGTGCGCGCCGTTGCTGGAGCAGATGAAGGCGGGCAAGGCGCCGGTGACCGTCAAGCCCACCCGATAG
- a CDS encoding bacterioferritin, giving the protein MSDMHLSDVTTLRERARQNVQNGAVTEGYSADRQEIIRLLNEALATELVCTLRYKRHYFMATGLKASVAASEFLEHANQESEHADRLAERIVQLGGEPEFNPDLLTRHSHAQYVAGNTLKEMVFEDLVAERIAIDSYREIVQYIGEKDPTTRRIFEDILAQEEEHADDMADILADL; this is encoded by the coding sequence ATGAGCGACATGCACTTATCCGACGTCACGACCTTGCGCGAACGTGCGCGCCAGAACGTCCAGAACGGCGCGGTCACCGAAGGCTACAGCGCCGACCGCCAGGAAATCATCCGCCTGCTCAACGAAGCACTGGCCACCGAGCTGGTCTGTACGCTGCGCTACAAGCGGCACTACTTCATGGCCACCGGCCTGAAGGCAAGCGTCGCGGCGAGCGAGTTCCTCGAACACGCCAACCAGGAATCCGAGCACGCCGACCGGCTCGCCGAACGCATCGTACAGCTGGGCGGCGAACCGGAATTCAACCCCGACCTGTTGACCCGGCATTCCCATGCCCAGTACGTGGCGGGCAATACGCTCAAGGAAATGGTGTTCGAAGATCTGGTAGCCGAACGCATAGCCATCGACAGCTACCGGGAAATCGTGCAGTACATCGGCGAAAAAGACCCGACCACGCGGCGCATCTTCGAGGACATCCTGGCCCAGGAAGAAGAGCACGCCGATGACATGGCCGATATCCTGGCCGATCTCTGA
- a CDS encoding LysR substrate-binding domain-containing protein has product MFASLPLNALRAFESAARLLSFKAAAEELSVTPTAISHQIRSLETWLGAQLFERLPRRVRLTDAGQRLFHSLHGALLEVAQSVDSLRPLRSTTHLTISTTAAFAALWLVPRLGRFYARHPNIKVRLDTHCEVIDLHQDASVDLVVRYSLDGYSNLYGLCLFEESFGVYGSPEQVALATRQPPTLISVRWHNSKLYAHGWDAWCTQAAENWMSQQPCMREYDEEHYALQAAIAGQGLVLASNILASQSVASGLLVGYRPHVQVNGAGYSALCVPGRERHPPVRAFFQWVEEEARLSGHALKNPVKLFQDSVAQN; this is encoded by the coding sequence ATGTTTGCCAGCCTGCCCCTGAACGCCTTGCGCGCCTTCGAGTCCGCTGCCCGCTTGCTCAGCTTCAAGGCGGCGGCTGAAGAGCTTTCGGTCACGCCAACGGCGATTTCCCACCAGATCCGCTCACTGGAAACCTGGCTGGGGGCGCAGTTGTTCGAACGCCTGCCGCGTCGGGTGCGTCTCACCGACGCCGGGCAACGCCTGTTCCACAGCCTGCACGGGGCATTGCTGGAAGTTGCGCAAAGCGTCGACAGCCTCCGTCCGCTGCGCAGCACCACTCATCTGACGATTTCCACCACCGCGGCGTTTGCCGCCCTGTGGCTGGTGCCGCGCCTGGGACGGTTTTACGCGCGCCATCCAAACATCAAGGTGCGGCTGGACACTCATTGCGAGGTCATCGACCTGCATCAGGACGCCAGCGTCGACCTGGTGGTGCGCTACAGCCTGGACGGTTACTCGAACCTTTACGGCCTGTGCCTGTTTGAAGAGAGCTTCGGCGTGTATGGCTCACCGGAACAAGTCGCGCTGGCCACCCGGCAGCCGCCGACGCTGATCAGTGTGCGTTGGCACAATTCCAAGCTGTACGCCCATGGCTGGGATGCCTGGTGCACCCAGGCAGCGGAAAACTGGATGAGCCAGCAGCCTTGCATGCGTGAATACGACGAAGAGCACTACGCCTTGCAAGCCGCCATTGCCGGCCAAGGCCTGGTATTGGCGAGCAACATCCTCGCTTCGCAAAGCGTCGCCAGCGGCCTGCTCGTGGGTTATCGCCCGCACGTCCAGGTCAATGGCGCAGGCTACAGCGCGCTGTGCGTGCCGGGACGTGAGCGGCACCCGCCCGTGCGGGCATTTTTCCAATGGGTAGAGGAAGAAGCACGCCTGTCCGGGCACGCACTGAAAAATCCGGTAAAACTTTTCCAGGACAGCGTCGCTCAGAACTAG
- a CDS encoding FMN-dependent NADH-azoreductase, producing MNSILVVQGSPRGERSHSRRLTETFMQAWQGANPQSRSTRREVGRTVLPAVNEAFIAAAFYPEPQARPLTMQADLALSDALVAELQAHDRLVISAPMHNFGVPSGVKAWVDQIVRIGVTFNHSLDNGVSQYEPLVSGKKALIVTSRGDFGFGPGGQLEAMNHADTWLRAVLGFIGINDVTVIAAEGEESAEHSFARSYAEAEQRLLALARTF from the coding sequence ATGAACAGTATTCTTGTCGTACAAGGCAGCCCCCGTGGCGAGCGTTCCCACTCCCGACGTCTGACGGAGACGTTCATGCAGGCCTGGCAGGGCGCCAACCCCCAGTCCCGGTCGACTCGCCGCGAGGTGGGGCGCACCGTCCTCCCGGCAGTCAACGAAGCCTTTATCGCTGCGGCGTTTTATCCCGAGCCCCAGGCGCGACCGTTGACCATGCAGGCCGACCTGGCGTTGAGCGATGCGCTGGTGGCCGAACTGCAAGCCCATGACCGCCTGGTGATCTCCGCACCCATGCACAATTTCGGGGTGCCCAGCGGTGTGAAGGCCTGGGTCGACCAGATCGTACGCATCGGCGTGACGTTCAACCACAGTCTCGACAACGGAGTTTCGCAGTACGAGCCGCTGGTGTCGGGCAAGAAGGCGCTAATCGTGACCAGTCGCGGCGATTTCGGCTTTGGCCCCGGCGGCCAGCTGGAGGCAATGAATCATGCCGACACGTGGCTGCGGGCGGTCCTGGGTTTTATCGGCATCAACGACGTGACGGTGATAGCCGCCGAAGGCGAGGAATCGGCCGAGCACAGCTTCGCGCGTTCCTATGCCGAGGCCGAGCAGCGCTTGCTGGCACTGGCGCGGACGTTCTGA
- a CDS encoding esterase/lipase family protein, with product MSQRCATRYPLVLVPGMLGFIRLVLYPYWYGIVEALRRGGAVAIPVKVSPLHSSEVRGEQLLARIEEILKQTGAQKVNLIGHSQGALSARYAAAKRPDLVASVTSVAGTNHGSELADYLQTHYPADSAKGRVLSALLRLINAIMSRLDTGYRGPRLPADLQASHASLTTAGVALFNERYPQGLPQAWGGHGPEEVNGVRYYSWSGTLQPGKTDKGRNLFDGTNRTCRLFARTFVREAGQCDGMVGRYSSHLGTVIRDDYPLDHFDIVNQSLGLVGKGAEPIRLFVEHAERLKAAGV from the coding sequence ATGTCGCAACGCTGTGCCACTCGTTACCCGCTGGTGCTGGTCCCGGGCATGCTCGGTTTCATTCGCCTGGTGTTGTATCCGTACTGGTATGGCATCGTGGAGGCTCTGCGCCGGGGCGGGGCCGTGGCGATCCCGGTGAAGGTCTCGCCCTTGCACTCGTCCGAGGTTCGCGGCGAGCAGTTGCTGGCGCGGATCGAGGAAATCCTGAAGCAAACCGGTGCACAGAAAGTCAACTTGATCGGCCACAGCCAGGGCGCCCTCAGTGCCCGCTACGCCGCGGCCAAGCGCCCGGACTTGGTGGCGTCGGTCACTTCGGTGGCCGGCACCAACCACGGCTCCGAACTGGCCGACTACCTGCAAACCCATTATCCGGCCGACAGCGCCAAGGGCCGGGTGCTCAGTGCCTTGCTGCGGCTGATCAACGCCATCATGAGCCGCTTGGACACCGGCTATCGCGGACCTCGGCTGCCGGCTGACCTGCAGGCCTCCCATGCCTCACTGACGACCGCGGGCGTGGCGCTGTTCAACGAGCGTTACCCACAGGGCTTGCCGCAAGCCTGGGGTGGGCACGGCCCGGAAGAGGTCAATGGCGTGCGTTATTACTCCTGGTCGGGAACGTTGCAGCCGGGCAAGACCGATAAAGGGCGCAACCTGTTCGACGGCACCAACCGCACTTGCCGTTTGTTTGCCCGCACCTTTGTCAGGGAAGCGGGACAATGCGACGGCATGGTCGGGCGCTACAGTTCGCACCTGGGGACCGTGATCCGGGATGATTATCCGCTGGACCACTTCGACATCGTCAATCAGTCGTTAGGGCTGGTGGGCAAGGGAGCAGAGCCGATCCGGCTGTTTGTCGAGCATGCCGAGCGGTTGAAGGCGGCCGGGGTGTAG
- a CDS encoding PsiF family protein produces MKMLRVPLLMLGLLLCAQGYAETAQQNKMTTCNADASAKALKGDERKAFMSNCLKATPQERMKSCNATATEQALKGDARKAFMSECLKKK; encoded by the coding sequence ATGAAGATGCTTCGTGTGCCTTTGTTGATGCTCGGTCTGTTGCTGTGCGCCCAGGGCTACGCCGAGACGGCGCAGCAGAACAAGATGACCACCTGCAACGCCGACGCCAGCGCCAAGGCCCTCAAGGGTGACGAGCGCAAGGCCTTCATGAGCAACTGCCTCAAGGCTACCCCACAGGAGCGCATGAAATCCTGCAACGCCACCGCCACCGAGCAGGCGCTGAAGGGTGACGCTCGCAAGGCGTTCATGAGTGAGTGCCTGAAGAAGAAATAA
- a CDS encoding AI-2E family transporter — protein sequence MPTFSQRHVLLVISWVIIFGGLLLVLPLRLLPSLLAGLLVFELVNMLTPQLQRLIEGRRARWLAVALLGTLVVSVLSLIFAGAFSFLLHEAENPGASLDKFMAVVDRARGQLPPFIDAYLPASAAEFRVAIGDWVSKHLSDLQLVGKDAAHMFVTLLIGMVLGAIIALQRIPDLTKRKPLAAALFDRLNLLVKAFRNIVFAQIKISLLNTFFTGIFLAVVLPLFGIQLPLTKTLIVMTFLLGLLPVIGNLMSNTLITVVALSLSIWVAVAALGYLIVIHKLEYFLNARIVGGQISAKSWELLMAMLVFEAAFGLPGVVAGPIYYAYLKSELKQVGMV from the coding sequence ATGCCAACGTTTTCTCAGCGTCATGTGTTGTTGGTGATCAGTTGGGTGATCATTTTTGGTGGGTTGTTGCTGGTGCTGCCGCTGCGCCTGTTGCCGAGCCTGTTGGCCGGATTGCTGGTGTTCGAGCTGGTCAACATGCTCACCCCGCAGTTGCAACGCCTGATCGAAGGCCGCCGCGCCCGCTGGCTGGCGGTGGCGTTGCTGGGCACACTGGTCGTGAGCGTGCTGTCGCTGATCTTCGCCGGGGCTTTCAGTTTCCTGCTGCACGAAGCGGAAAATCCAGGCGCTTCCCTGGACAAATTCATGGCGGTGGTCGATCGCGCCCGTGGTCAGTTGCCGCCCTTTATCGATGCTTATCTGCCCGCCAGCGCGGCGGAGTTCCGGGTGGCGATCGGTGATTGGGTGAGCAAGCACTTGAGCGACTTGCAGCTCGTGGGCAAGGACGCGGCCCACATGTTCGTGACGCTGCTGATTGGCATGGTGTTGGGCGCCATCATCGCCTTGCAGCGCATCCCCGACCTGACCAAGCGCAAGCCCTTGGCTGCCGCGCTGTTCGATCGCCTGAACCTGCTGGTCAAGGCGTTTCGCAATATCGTTTTTGCGCAGATCAAGATCTCCCTGCTCAACACCTTCTTCACCGGGATTTTCCTGGCGGTGGTGCTGCCGCTGTTCGGCATCCAGCTGCCGTTGACCAAGACGCTGATTGTGATGACGTTCCTGCTGGGGCTGTTGCCGGTGATCGGCAACCTGATGTCCAACACGCTGATCACCGTCGTTGCCCTGTCGCTGTCGATCTGGGTGGCGGTGGCGGCGCTGGGTTACCTGATCGTGATCCACAAGCTCGAATACTTCCTCAACGCCCGTATCGTCGGCGGGCAGATCAGCGCCAAGTCCTGGGAACTGCTGATGGCGATGCTGGTGTTCGAAGCCGCGTTCGGCCTGCCGGGGGTGGTGGCGGGGCCGATTTATTATGCGTATCTCAAGAGTGAGTTGAAGCAGGTGGGGATGGTATAG
- a CDS encoding thioredoxin family protein has translation MSVITIDDETFTVEVHQSKIPVVLAFISDNKASGRMKDVLDQLAQDLGGKVKVAQKKFEATGLLEKNYDVQSAPTTLLIQTETVVGQYSFEWFKNKIESSLNL, from the coding sequence ATGAGTGTAATCACTATCGATGACGAGACATTTACTGTCGAAGTGCATCAATCGAAGATTCCGGTGGTCTTGGCGTTCATAAGCGACAACAAGGCTAGCGGCAGGATGAAGGATGTCCTTGATCAGTTGGCCCAGGACCTTGGCGGTAAAGTCAAAGTGGCGCAGAAGAAATTTGAAGCAACGGGACTGCTTGAAAAAAACTACGACGTACAGTCTGCCCCGACGACCCTACTCATCCAGACGGAAACGGTCGTCGGGCAATATTCCTTTGAGTGGTTCAAGAACAAGATCGAGAGCTCACTCAATCTTTGA
- a CDS encoding Hsp70 family protein: MKNASPARACGIDFGTSNSTVGWLRPGMETLIALEDDKITLPSVVFFNLEERRPVYGRLALHEYLEGYEGRLMRSLKSLLGSKLIKHDTSVLGTAMPFKDLLGLFIGQLKKRAEATAGREFEEVVLGRPVFFVDDDELADQEAENTLVDVARAIGFKEVSFQYEPIAAAFDYESTIEKEELVLIVDIGGGTSDFSLVRLSPERRTHDNRHADILATGGVHIGGTDFDKQLSLQGLMPLFGYGSRMKSGAYMPTSHHMNLATWHTINSVYSQKSTLALGSMRYDIEDTAGIDRLFKLIEQRAGHWLAMEVEETKIQLTHADQRHVPLDRIEPGLSVDLSRALFESAIDGLLERVRNSVTQLLNDANVRVDQVDTVFFTGGSSGIPALRNSVSAMLPQARHVEGNIFGSIGSGLAIEAMKRYGVQD, translated from the coding sequence ATGAAAAACGCATCCCCGGCCCGTGCCTGCGGCATCGACTTTGGCACGTCCAACTCCACCGTCGGCTGGCTGCGCCCCGGCATGGAAACGTTGATCGCGCTGGAGGACGACAAGATCACCCTGCCCTCGGTGGTCTTTTTCAATCTCGAGGAACGCCGTCCGGTGTATGGCCGCCTGGCCCTGCATGAATACCTGGAGGGCTACGAAGGCCGGTTGATGCGCTCGCTCAAGAGCCTGCTGGGCTCCAAGCTGATCAAGCACGACACCAGCGTGTTGGGCACGGCCATGCCGTTCAAGGACTTGCTGGGGTTGTTCATCGGCCAGTTGAAGAAACGCGCCGAAGCCACCGCCGGTCGGGAATTCGAAGAAGTGGTGTTGGGACGCCCGGTGTTCTTCGTCGACGACGATGAACTGGCCGACCAGGAAGCCGAGAACACCTTGGTGGACGTGGCCCGCGCCATCGGTTTCAAGGAAGTTTCGTTCCAGTACGAGCCCATCGCCGCGGCGTTCGATTATGAATCGACCATTGAAAAAGAAGAGCTGGTGCTGATCGTCGACATCGGCGGCGGTACCTCGGACTTTTCCCTGGTGCGCCTGTCGCCCGAGCGGCGCACGCATGACAACCGTCACGCCGACATCCTGGCGACCGGCGGCGTGCACATCGGCGGGACCGACTTCGACAAGCAACTCAGCCTGCAAGGCCTGATGCCGCTGTTCGGCTACGGCAGCCGGATGAAAAGCGGCGCCTACATGCCCACCAGCCACCACATGAACCTGGCGACCTGGCACACCATCAACTCGGTGTACTCGCAGAAATCCACCCTGGCCCTGGGCAGCATGCGCTACGACATCGAAGACACGGCGGGCATCGACCGGCTGTTCAAGCTGATCGAACAGCGCGCCGGGCACTGGTTGGCGATGGAAGTGGAAGAAACCAAGATCCAGCTGACCCACGCCGACCAGCGCCACGTGCCCCTGGACCGGATCGAGCCAGGCCTGAGCGTGGACTTGAGCCGCGCCCTGTTCGAGTCAGCGATCGACGGCCTGTTGGAGCGCGTGCGCAACAGCGTCACGCAGTTGCTCAACGATGCCAACGTGCGGGTCGATCAGGTCGACACGGTGTTCTTCACCGGTGGCTCCAGCGGCATCCCGGCACTGCGCAACAGCGTCTCGGCCATGCTGCCCCAGGCGCGGCATGTGGAAGGCAATATCTTTGGCAGTATCGGCAGTGGGTTGGCGATCGAGGCGATGAAGCGGTACGGAGTCCAGGACTGA
- a CDS encoding DnaJ C-terminal domain-containing protein has protein sequence MDFKDYYKILGVEPTADDATIKAAYRKLARKYHPDVSKEKDAETKFKDVSEAYEALKSADKRAEYDDLRRYGQHGQPFQGPPGWQSRGGFGGQDTGDFSDFFSSIFGNRGPGFGGGQSGRSAGRRGQDVEMELPIFLEETLSNESKKVSFQVPQYNAAGQHVSNTSKSLNVKIPLGVTDGERIRLKGQGAPGVGGGANGDLYLTIRFAPHPKFDVEGQDLIITLPLAPWELALGTEVAVPTLTGKINLKVPAGSQNGQRMRAKGHGLRNKAGERGYLFVQLKAVMPKTSDESVKALWAELAKKAAFDPRENF, from the coding sequence ATGGACTTCAAAGACTATTACAAGATCCTGGGTGTCGAGCCGACGGCCGACGACGCCACGATCAAGGCCGCCTATCGCAAACTGGCGCGCAAGTACCACCCGGATGTGAGCAAGGAAAAGGACGCCGAGACCAAGTTCAAGGACGTCTCCGAAGCCTATGAAGCGCTGAAAAGCGCCGACAAGCGCGCCGAATATGACGACCTGCGCCGGTATGGCCAGCACGGCCAGCCGTTCCAGGGCCCGCCGGGCTGGCAGAGCCGTGGCGGTTTTGGCGGCCAGGATACCGGGGATTTCTCGGACTTCTTCAGTTCGATCTTTGGCAATCGCGGGCCGGGTTTCGGTGGCGGACAATCGGGTCGCAGCGCCGGCCGTCGGGGGCAAGACGTGGAAATGGAATTACCGATCTTCCTGGAAGAGACCCTGTCGAACGAATCGAAAAAGGTCAGCTTCCAGGTGCCGCAGTACAACGCGGCCGGCCAGCATGTGAGCAACACCAGCAAAAGCCTGAACGTGAAGATCCCGCTGGGCGTGACCGATGGCGAGCGCATCCGCCTCAAGGGCCAGGGCGCGCCGGGCGTCGGCGGTGGTGCCAATGGCGACTTGTACCTGACCATTCGCTTCGCGCCGCACCCCAAGTTCGATGTGGAAGGCCAGGACCTGATCATCACCTTGCCGCTGGCGCCGTGGGAATTGGCGCTGGGCACCGAAGTAGCGGTGCCGACCCTCACCGGCAAGATCAACCTCAAGGTCCCGGCCGGCAGCCAGAACGGCCAGCGCATGCGCGCCAAGGGCCACGGCCTGCGCAACAAGGCCGGCGAGCGCGGCTACCTGTTCGTGCAGCTCAAGGCCGTGATGCCCAAGACCAGCGACGAATCGGTCAAGGCGTTGTGGGCAGAGCTGGCGAAGAAAGCCGCGTTCGATCCGCGGGAGAATTTCTGA
- a CDS encoding chaperone modulator CbpM encodes MNNPIIELNLVEFCEAAALADVHVIEIVEHGILEPHGTAPTDWRFTDYELALAKRAAKLRRDLELEWEGVALALDLLEEVQQLRAENRRLRQQLGRWVG; translated from the coding sequence ATGAACAACCCGATCATTGAACTGAACCTGGTGGAGTTCTGTGAAGCCGCCGCATTGGCCGATGTCCATGTGATCGAAATCGTCGAGCATGGCATCCTCGAGCCCCATGGCACGGCCCCGACGGATTGGCGTTTTACCGATTACGAACTGGCCTTGGCCAAGCGTGCCGCCAAGCTGCGGCGCGACCTGGAGCTGGAATGGGAAGGTGTCGCCCTGGCGCTGGACCTGCTGGAAGAAGTCCAGCAACTGCGAGCCGAGAACCGTCGGCTGCGCCAGCAGTTGGGACGTTGGGTGGGCTGA